The DNA sequence TTTGCGAGGGTGTCTAAGAATAATTTGCATACTTGTGGACTTTTATAATGTAATTTTGTGTGGATCCACCTTATGAATTCCCGtgaaattgaaattaaaatcATAGTGAAAAGTACATTATCATATTTATGTAGCAGGGCACAATGGacattttttactccattttgTGTGACCTTCTTGATGGCAGGCGCTGCATTTGTTGGCCGAATGTGAAGCATCCATCTCCGTTCTTATTCTCACGGATTGCCCCTTTTCACCGcgttttttcttcttcttcttgaggGACTCATCGGCCACCAACTTACCATACATTTTCCATTTAAGGGGTAATTGATAGTTCCAATATTCAGCTGGTTGTAGTGGATATATTAATGgcatatataatttttgttgttcTCCGTTGTAGTGAGAAGGTTCAATGAGATGCTTCCATTGAATGCTATTTTTCATACATCCTGCAACTGCATGAGAGCTCGGCATATGATTTGTTGCCCATTTCCCGTACATGCAAATACGCTCTTTTAGCTTAACAACCTGTGTATTGCCTCCCTTTACCCCACCTTTGAACATGTACTGATGCGTACGTACACTAAACATCGCTTGCATACGACTATAAGTTGTGACCATGTGTGCGGAAGCCTTGTTTTCTATCTTAGAAAGCATAGCTGATGAACGTGAACACAAATCTTCCCTTATTTGCATGATGTCCTCAATAATATTTCGATGTTTGTCCAGAATTCGTACAGTCTTGTAAAATAGATACTCCATCATTGCTGTAACAGGAAGGAAACGAGCTCGGCGTATATTTCCATTGAAGCCTTCCATGATGTTTGTGGTAGTTTGTCCGTAACGAAAACCATTTGTGTCGTAACACAGTGTCCATTTCTCGGCGGGTATTTTGCGAAGATATTTCAATGCCGGAGGGGATATCTCACCAATACTCTTCATACAGGCTTCATGTTTCCATACTTGCGTGGTACTTCCAGCTTTCCACATTAACTTTCGTAATTCACTGCCCGGATGCAACAAGTATCTTCCCTCTATATTTTCCCTTAAGGAATGTTCCGTCAATTGAAATGACTGGTCGTGCATGTTTCCACCCATCCATCATTGCTTTGAGACACCAAAATATACGCTTGCAAACAGACGTACCCCGTTCTTCAGAATGAGGAACAGCATCAATCTCAACAGCAGATCCAGGATTAGCTGTTAAGATTGCTGCGAAGAACATTGGAAGACTTTCATATGTTGTAGCCCAGTTACCATATACTTCTTCAATTGCTATCTGCTTCCCTCTCCATGCTTTGTTGTAATTAACTTGGTGATTGTATTCTTTGATTACAAGTGGCAAGATCATTTTGATTGCTATTTCAGGAGTCTCTATGGCCTATGATAGCCAATCATGAATGTCATCTAAAATTAATCcctcaatataaagaaataacATATTTAAAATTTTACAGCTAATATTGGTACTGAATTATGTAAAAAATAACTTACAAGGGGTTTGACAATCTTGGAAATCATTCTTGCAGATAATTTTTTGTGATCCTGCAACGGCTGATTAACCATGCAAACATGTTGATCTTTAATAACAGTTATCTCAAAACATCCATGTGTCTTCTTTTTCGAAGCCGTTAACCTCCAATTACATCCGATCTCCGTGCACTTTACAGCTAACTGAGACTTATTACTCTTCGTCACAATGTAGTTCCTATCAGTCGCTATATATACCTTCCTTATTGCATTTATGAGGCTATCTTTGTCAGGGAATAAACGTTTAAGATATAGTTCCACATGATCCTCATCACAATCGAGATATATGTCGTTACGATTGTCCACCTTAGGAGCTGTATATTCCTCGGTGACAAACCATGGTGCCCTAGCAACATGATGATGAGGGACAACTGCCCGAGTAACTTGTTCCCCCTATTAGAATTTCCTTCCTCATCCTCACTCTCAGAATCTTCATCTTCATCGTATGGCTCAAAAAGGTCATCACTAGATTCATCATCGTCCTCTGGCTCCCAACCCTGAAAATCAGGTTCAGTAAGGGCTAACTACTTACCTGCACTTGTTTGAGCTACATTCCTCGCCGGAGAGATATTCATATCATCAATCCCTCCTCTATCTTGTTCACT is a window from the Apium graveolens cultivar Ventura chromosome 1, ASM990537v1, whole genome shotgun sequence genome containing:
- the LOC141711023 gene encoding uncharacterized protein LOC141711023; its protein translation is MWKAGSTTQVWKHEACMKSIGEISPPALKYLRKIPAEKWTLCYDTNGFRYGQTTTNIMEGFNGNIRRARFLPVTAMMEYLFYKTVRILDKHRNIIEDIMQIREDLCSRSSAMLSKIENKASAHMVTTYSRMQAMFSVRTHQYMFKGGVKGGNTQVVKLKERICMYGKWATNHMPSSHAVAGCMKNSIQWKHLIEPSHYNGEQQKLYMPLIYPLQPAEYWNYQLPLKWKMYGKLVADESLKKKKKKRGEKGQSVRIRTEMDASHSANKCSACHQEGHTKWSKKCPLCPAT